In Spirobacillus cienkowskii, a genomic segment contains:
- the rpsO gene encoding 30S ribosomal protein S15, which translates to MQITVEQRSEIIAKFRTHESDTGSPEVQIALLTARINQLTEHFRVHSKDFAGRRGLLALVSQRRSLLDYLKRKNVSSYQKIIGELNIRR; encoded by the coding sequence ATGCAAATTACAGTAGAACAACGCTCAGAAATCATTGCAAAATTTCGTACTCACGAATCTGATACAGGTTCTCCAGAAGTACAAATCGCTCTTTTAACAGCGCGCATCAACCAACTTACTGAACACTTTAGAGTTCATAGCAAAGATTTTGCTGGCCGTCGCGGTCTTTTAGCGCTTGTTAGCCAACGCCGCAGTCTACTTGACTACTTAAAACGCAAAAATGTAAGTTCATACCAAAAGATCATTGGCGAACTTAATATTAGACGCTAA